Proteins from a genomic interval of Osmia bicornis bicornis chromosome 11, iOsmBic2.1, whole genome shotgun sequence:
- the LOC114878951 gene encoding LOW QUALITY PROTEIN: uncharacterized protein LOC114878951 (The sequence of the model RefSeq protein was modified relative to this genomic sequence to represent the inferred CDS: deleted 1 base in 1 codon), translating to MAPHIPRDYHSIGDPWKYSLRGNQGPSENYLPAVSRLENVNTSEIRGKEDFLFCMGLQKRRSKRQYTAFNGNCSSKTVNIPAGVMLRDCRVVILGASCNICGRYFKCKTDLDMHIKFRHTISTVKNITTTSTQCIEYNEIIKIFPDSFKPSTITAKESVELKIRKKLQLTIRIGEEVVVKIPLKRKHLRMKAIDATTQTESHNIAELKANKDGYEIAFLISILCCSVIYPCQCCDPTLRVANSTNQYPVATL from the exons ATGGCGCCACATATACCGAGGGACTAC CACTCCATTGGTGATCCTTGGAAATATTCGTTGAGGGGCAATCAAGGACCCAGTGAAAACTATTTACCAGCTGTTTCAAGATTGGAAAATGTGAACACTTCAGAAATAAGGGGAAAAGAAGATTTCCTTTTCTGCATGGGTCTTCAGAAGAGAAGGTCTAAACGTCAATACACCGCGTTTAATGGTAACTGCAGCTCGAAAACTGTTAATATCCCTGCCGGTGTAATGTTGCGTGACTGTCGTGTAGTTATCCTGGGGGCGAGTTGTAACATATGCGGGAGGTATTTCAAGTGTAAAACGGACTTAGATATGCATATCAAGTTCAGGCATACGATTTCTACAGTGAAAAATATTACTACCACATCAACTCAGTGTAtagaatataatgaaataattaaaatatttcctgaCTCTTTCAAACCCTCGACTATTACGGCTAAGGAAAGTGTTGAACTGAAGATACGGAAAAAGTTACAGTTAACCATCAGGATAGGAGAGGAAGTTGTTGTTAAAATTCCTTTAAAACGCAAACATTTGAGAATGAAAGCAATCGATGCTACTACTCAAACTGAATCACACAATATTGCCGAATTAAAGGCGAACAAAGATGGCTATGAAATAGCGTTTCTCATATCGATCCTCTGTTGTTCTGTAATATATCCTTGTCAGTGTTGCGACCCAACGCTACGCGTAGCAAACAGTACCAATCAATATCCGGTAGCAACATTGTAA
- the LOC114878935 gene encoding LOW QUALITY PROTEIN: GPI inositol-deacylase (The sequence of the model RefSeq protein was modified relative to this genomic sequence to represent the inferred CDS: inserted 1 base in 1 codon): protein MTKNTSITILGAARYVTDFEENTCDMTYMXEYPQYVRISLDNKLEEQYKRYGLYAYGEGFITEKLRRMYFSGIPVLFIPGNAGSHEQVRSLASVSLRKSLKNRTPFHFDYFTVSFGKDYSALYGGVLMDETLYVSYCIQKILSLYKTNVENIILIGHSMGGIIAKGSLVLTPNLNASVASIIITLAAPHTPVLVLDSTLAAYYRNLNDHLSEIKEAGTSVVSIGGGPRDILVAPTQILDSTADINVISTAIPDVWKSTDHLCILWCKQLVLAVVRSLFDSVNYSQKPPKIFSEPEERMEALSYHFLQRTSGKKLYTYKPTIQFESGGEWIEDIRRHYTWTSKNVSKMTFSIYLMIRLREDPEYLTIDTINLESKDWLFVCSASSIERQSRVCTWGWNLTNKTRISVDPLHRLRKTVDLNLEEIKYPGVTHIVVRITPDDLENYVEVNVNLYPYDTRVIPVRGGLPVLKNLFMKSQVRKSDYGHIRYYATLENINAVAVELKASGCTDPKHHAIVELIEPWSVGLTQMQFFTVVDNGPKTLKVQTKYDSSNISASLRITLDPACLYEINIRESGIIDQISCIVRDRWYLLYTTIISLLLVFLSIRINPGHEQIPVILITIFFSFYYNLVLESLVATAILCALTIGVCCSIIFLGSVAHSIAVRFLARAIAFSTTWSDWLLGGLNQLPFITAILVLSLVPATCGALAMIISVFLYFLNLTRMYEDYLEDLLMASLQHFNLIRQFRNLENDPEEHENTRQRIFNHLIVFILWCFTAIPAIPSVLVWAKNFSYDMRLSTEDPLLLQSWIILVACSTLGWVQVPTNHQGTRSQLLSSILYFVGWIVLSMGAANHPSFYQYYIPPTVAGINAIIALNFITS, encoded by the exons AGAATTTCCTTGGATAATAAACTAGAAGAACAATATAAAAGATATGGATTATATGCATATGGAGAAGGTTTCATTACAGAAAAACTTAGAAGGATGTATTTCTCAGGAATACCAGTTCTTTTTATACCAGGCAATGCAGGATCTCATGAGCAAG taAGATCTCTGGCTTCTGTGAGTTTAaggaaaagtttaaaaaacaGAACTCCATTTCATTTCGACTATTTCACAGTTTCATTTGGCAAAGACTATTCTGCCTTATATGGAG GTGTACTAATGGATGAAACATTATATGTTTCATATTGTATACAAAAAATTTTAAGTTTATACAAGACCAATGTAGAGAATATTATACTTATTGGACATTCAATg gGAGGTATTATAGCTAAAGGTTCTCTAGTATTAACACCAAATTTAAACGCTAGTGTTGcaagtattattattactttggCTGCACCTCATACACCAGTGTTGGTATTAGATAGTACTTTAGCTGCTTATTATCGAAATTTGAATGATCACTTgagtgaaataaaagaagCAGGCACGAGTGTAGTATCAATAGGAGGGGGACCACGAGATATACTTGTGGCTCCAACACAAATTTTAGATTCTACAGCAGATATAAATGTTATTTCTACTGCTATACCTGATGTTTGGAAATCCACAGATCATCTATGTATTCTTTGGTGCAAACAATTAGTACTTGCCGTTGTGCGGTCATTATTTGATTCGGTCAATTATTCTCAAAAACCTCCGAAAATTTTCTCTGAACCTGAAGAAAGAATGGAGGCTTTATCATATCAT TTCTTACAGCGTACTTCtggtaaaaaattatataccTATAAACCAACAATACAGTTTGAATCTGGTGGTGAATGGATAGAAGATATTCGAAGACATTATACATGGACTAGTAAAAATGTATCTAAGATGACATTTTCCATTTATCTTATGATTAGACTAAGAGAAGATCCAGAATATTTAACCATAGACACTATAAATTTAGAATCTAAAGATTGGTTATTTGTATGTTCAGCATCTTCCATAGAAAGGCAATCAAGGGTTTg CACTTGGGGCTGGAATTTAACAAATAAGACAAGGATTTCAGTAGATCCTTTACACCGTTTAAGAAAAACTGTTGATTTGAAtcttgaagaaataaaatacccTGGTGTAACACACATTGTAGTAAGGATTACTCCAGatgatttagaaaattatgtggaagtaaatgttaatttatatCCTTATGATACAAGAGTTATACCTGTTAGAGGTGGTTTACCTgtcttaaaaaatttatttatgaagTCCCAAGTGAGAAAGTCTGATTACGGACATATTAGATATTATGCCActcttgaaaatataaatgctGTAGCAGTTGAACTTAAAGCATCTGGATGTACAGATCCAAAACATCATGcaattgttgaattaatagaACCATGGAGTGTTGGACTTACACAAATGCAATTTTTTACTGTTGT GGATAATGGACCGAAAACATTGAAAGTTCAAACCAAATATGATTCTTCTAACATTTCCGCGAGCTTAAGAATAACTTTAGACCCGGCATGTCtctatgaaattaatattcgaGAAAGTGGTATTATAGATCAGATTTCTTGTATCGTAAGAGATCGTTGGTATCTTCTATATACAACAATTATTAGTTTACTCTTAGTATTTTTGTCAATCAGAATTAATCCTGGTCATGAACAAATTCCAGTGATATTGATTACtatatttttctcattttacTATAACTTAGTATTGGAAAGTTTAGTTGCTACAGCTATTCTTTGTGCACTTACTATCGGCGTATGTTGTTCTATTATATTTCTCGGATCAGTAGCACATAGTATTGCTGTTAg atttttaGCACGAGCAATAGCTTTTTCAACAACATGGTCAGATTGGCTACTTGGTGGATTAAATCAACTACCGTTTATTACTGCGATTCTTGTTTTATCTTTAGTACCAGCAACCTGTGGAGCTTTGGCTATGATAATTTCAgtgtttctatattttttaaatttaacaaGAATGTATGAAGATTATCTAGAAGACTTATTAATGGCTTCGTTacaacattttaatttaatacgacagtttagaaatttggaaaatgatCCCGAAGAACACGAAAATACAAGACAGAGAATATTTAATCATCTTATTGTCTTCATACTCTGGTGTTTTACTGCCATTCCAGCTATACCATCTGTACTTGTTTGGGCAAAAAATTTCAG ttATGATATGAGACTTTCCACGGAAGATCCTCTGTTACTTCAAAGCTGGATAATTTTAGTAGCATGTAGCACATTAGGATGGGTGCAAGTTCCTACTAATCACCAGGGAACTCGATCACAATTATTGTCTAGCATATTATATTTTGTTGGTTGGATTGTACTTTCAATGGGAGCAGCAAATCATCCATctttttatcaatattatataCCACCCACTGTAGCTGGAATTAATGCTATCATtgcattaaatttcatcacTTCTTAA
- the LOC114878911 gene encoding E3 ubiquitin-protein ligase CHIP, whose translation MSKMYTTANLSDKELKEQGNRLFNLHKYEDAAYCYTKAIIKNPTQALYFTNRALCNLKLKRWESSCQDCRRALDIDPCLVKGHFFLGLALLEMELFGEAVKHLQRAVDLAKEQKLNYGDDMTSILRQARKRLFQLREEQRIAQDIELQSYLNQLIVEDAERSLAALKEQETAKETNGKIEGEGMSNEFARKKEEIEEKRDTCMAQLNDLFAKVDERRRKREVPDYLCGKISFEILQEPVITPSGITYERKDIEEHLQRVGHFDPVTRVRLTQDQLIPNLAMKEVVDTFLQENEWALYY comes from the exons ATGAGTAAGATGTATACAACCGCCAATCTCTCTGACAAGGAATTAAAGGAACAAGGAAATCGTCTTTTCAATCTTCACAAATATGAGGATGCTGCGTACTGCTACACCAAAGCAATT ATCAAAAATCCAACCCAAGCGTTATACTTTACGAACCGAGCTTTGTGTAACCTAAAATTGAAACGATGGGAATCGTCCTGTCAAGACTGCAGACGTGCTCTTGACATCGATCCATGTCTGGTAAAAGGTCATTTTTTCTTGGGTCTTGCTCTTCTTGAAATGGAACTTTTCGGCGAAGCTGTCAAACATTTACAAAGAG CTGTGGATTTGGCTAAGGAACAAAAGTTGAACTATGGAGATGATATGACCAGTATTTTAAGACAAGCACGAAAACGTCTATTTCAATTGAGAGAAGAACAGAGGATTGCTCAAGATATTGAACTGCAATCATATTTAAACCAGTTAATAGTAGAAGATGCTGAAAGAAGCTTGGCTGCTTTAAAGGAACAAGAAACAGCAAAAGAAACAAATGGTAAAATTGAAGGGGAAGGTATGTCTAATGAATTTGCAAGGAAAAAAGAGgagatagaagaaaaaagagataCCTGTATGGCTCAGCTTAATGATTTGTTTGCAAAAGTTGATGAAAGAAGAAGG AAAAGAGAAGTACCTGATTATTTGTGTGGAAAGAttagttttgaaattttacaagaGCCTGTAATTACACCAAGTGGAATTACATACGAACGAAAAGACATTGAAGAACATTTGCAAAGGGTGGGACACTTTGACCCAGTTACTCGAGTTCGCTTAACACAAGATCAGCTGATTCCTAACTTAGCTATGAAAGAAGTAGTAGATACGTTTCTGCAAGAAAACGAATGggcattatattattaa
- the LOC123987646 gene encoding LOW QUALITY PROTEIN: ATPase family AAA domain-containing protein 2-like (The sequence of the model RefSeq protein was modified relative to this genomic sequence to represent the inferred CDS: inserted 24 bases in 19 codons; deleted 1 base in 1 codon; substituted 6 bases at 6 genomic stop codons), with the protein MDAIIQVAFKSVSNMACFTDAEFRVQFSLDACITLKMATTGKQVRLGSWIMSDDDAALDSMDTEEDIFSPRVRSLGSNVRRVKNLRTLRSNSTSHISVNNLSVRRSTRNRMQTYDNLNTSWILGTQTLKGYPMFQQHGSSSDKEMVDEVPERKRDVRDRMPLRSRENHPPNKNPTRHIRERAEHDRQNNRELRGRGDRDLREKTEQEKDIRDLKERQERERTEREHKDKIETRSKSNEEKDIRTRKSDSPSRLKEGPVTRLGGSLGEKDVKPKVDQDEADEDSLQESEKAENNDNYENEDGYEDMYTRIKRTRRKAQRQLPRGEKLTVVDSDLSESSDSPGPRKYSLRQKKPTVDRFQANVEPVRRSIKALRSVLSNSMRRRKHRSKSTSSSDSSDSEPQRYDKKKSKKARQSAIPQGGHLNRKADINPITXDPYIIFNDVGGLESHIHCLKEMVVFPMMYPXVFERFSHYPPKGVLFHGPPGTGKTLIARALANECSQGSRXMAFFMRKGADGLSKXVGESERXLRLLFEQAQLMKPSIIXFDEIDGLAPVRSTKXDQIHASIVSTLLALXDGLGDREVIVIGATINRSIDPALRRPGRSTEIIFSLPSMKERLEILKFTLVNXKNPPPDQLLETLAEKATGYCGSDLRALCTEAVLQGLRRTYPQIYMTSNRLLLDPERVEVKKRDFXTASSILVPSSQRVSPCARRKLQPFMEPLLGPLIEELLSSIKGIFPHGVNLAMAKYKTYTHVKGIHRPRLLISGXNLSEGQGPPLAQALLYHMEHLPVQTLDVSTLFAESGRSPEETCVQVFNEAARNVPSIIYIRSIDQWCHVVPETVKAXFLCRIAALDPTLPILILAKSDXTYQDLPIQLRSLFSELRGEVYSMKTPTAEQRSKFFRPIFMIQSLKPPKVKDDKVEVLEEHSLAPDPXAKKLTEEERKVIYEKEEXSLRELQNLLKGNCAKLARNRQFFYVTKPVDTEEVPDYNMIIQQPWIYKQXETKIDMHCXLCARDFLDDIDLICKNAXEYNPDSLRDRPSLGILKRDPADKLIGHRACSLRDNAYALIKAELDSDFEDKCREIRRTKSYXKSVSNEAENKNNRPKAEQPVTISERIDKKDSTNSSHSLVVMERDIVILGAXDTSWAGVMLKSSXKEKIAFDESSTTLDTRSAXLMNLLLSIDLEKFQEFETEANSVLNGHNVVDNTDSENDSQNEVQSMRKQLKAITSXSRIDEIENVEICFTEEEKQVANSGSNSSSRRESMVNYLRIEVILGLARFEDDEKLLVDXNEMENAWQYTVNSTKXFPVEVLWDNLVQLSRCVGKYAQSYDRKSLPKDLLKEVRKFEEFKTTYQEAHDIAIKWT; encoded by the exons ATGGATGCAATAATTCAGGTGGCGTTTAAATCAGTTTCTAACATGGCCTGTTTTACCGATGCGGAATTCCGAGTTCAGTTCAGCCTCGACGCTTGCATCACCTTAAAGATGGCCACAACTGGTAAACAGGTTAGGTTGGGTTCGTGG ATAATGTCAGATGATGATGCTGCATTGGACTCAATGGATACAGAAGAAGATATTTTTTCTCCAAGGGTCCGCAGTCTTGGCTCTaatgttagaagggttaaaaatTTGCGTACTCTACGATCAAATTCTACTTCTCATATATCTGTGAACAATTTAAGCGTACGCCGTAGTACCCGTAATAGAATGCAAACATATGATAATCTTAACACTAGCTGGATTTTAG gaACTCAAACATTGAAAGGTTATCCTATGTTTCAACAACATGGTTCTTCATCTGATAAAGAAATGGTGGATGAAGTACCCGAAAGGAAGCGTGATGTTAGGGACCGTATGCCTCTTAGATCACGTGAAAATCACCCTCCTAATAAAAATCCAACAAGACATATTAGGGAAAGGGCTGAACATGATAGGCAAAATAATAGAGAACTTAGAGGCAGAGGTGATCGTGATCTTAGAGAAAAAACAGAACAAGAAAAAGATATTAGAGATCTTAAGGAAAGacaagaaagagagaggacaGAGAGAGAACATAAAGATAAAATAGAAACCAGAAGTAAATCGAATGAAGAAAAAGATATAAg AACAAGAAAATCTGATAGCCCAAGTAGACTTAAAGAAGGACCTGTTACAAGACTTGGTGGTAGCTTAGGTGAAAAAGATGTAAAGCCTAAAGTAGATCAAGATGAAGCTGATGAAGATAGCTTGCAAGAAAGTGAAAAAGcagaaaataatgataattatgaaaatgaaGAT GGTTACGAAGACATGTATACACGTATTAAACGAACTAGAAGAAAAGCACAGCGGCAATTACCGAGAGGTGAAAAACTTACAG TAGTAGATAGTGATTTAAGTGAATCGTCTGATTCTCCTGGTCCTAGAAAATACAGTTTACGTCAAAAAAAGCCTACTGTAGATAGATTTCAAGCTAACGTAGAACCAGTTCGACGGTCTATAAAAGCACTTAGAAGTGTTCTCAGTAATTCGATGAGAAGGCGTAAACATAGAAGCAAAAGTACAAGCTCTAGTGATTCCAGCGATTCGGAACCTCAACGTTATGATAAAAAGAAGAGCAAAAAAGCAAG GCAATCAGCAATACCTCAGGGTGGACACCTCAATCGTAAAGCGGATATAAATCCAATTAC AGATCCCtatattatattcaatgaTGTCGGAGGCTTAGAATCACATATTCACTGCCTTAAAGAAATGGTGGTTTTTCCTATGATGTACC GAGTGTTTGAACGCTTTTCACATTACCCACCGAAAGGAGTACTTTTTCATGGTCCACCAG GAACTGGTAAAACGTTAATAGCTAGAGCATTGGCAAACGAGTGTAGTCAGGGAAGTA AAATGGCATTCTTTATGAGAAAAGGCGCGGATGGTTTATCGA GGGTCGGAGAATCGGAGC CATTGCGATTATTGTTTGAGCAGGCTCAACTAATGAAACCGTCCATAA TTTTTGATGAAATTGATGGCCTTGCACCTGTTCGTAGTACga cagatcaaattcatGCTAGTATTGTGTCTACACTTTTAGCGC ATGATGGCCTCGGTGATAGAGAG GTTATAGTTATCGGAGCAACAATA AATAGATCTATTGATCCAGCATTACGGAGACCCGGTCGTTCGACCGAGATTATTTTTTCCCTACCTTCTATGAAAGAAagattagaaatattaaaattcacgTTAGTAAA GAAAAATCCTCCACCAGATCAATTGTTAGAAACATTAGCTGAAAAGGCAACAGGTTATTGTGGTTCAGACCTCAGAGCTTTATGTACCGAAGCAGTTTTGCAAGGGTTGAGAAGAACGTATCCCCAAATATACATGACTAGCAATAGATTACTTTTAGATCCTGAACGAGTTGAA GTAAAGAAACGAGATTT TACAGCAAGTTCTATTCTTGTACCTTCATCGCAAAGAGTCTCGCCGTGTGCTCGAAGAAAATTGCAACCCTTTATGGAACCGTTATTAGGGCCTTTAATAGAAGAGTTACTTTCTTCGATAAAAGGAATATTTCCTCATGGGGTTAATCTTGCTATGGCAAAGTATAAAACTTACACTCACGT CAAAGGAATTCATCGTCCGAGGCTATTAATTTCTG GAAATTTGTCGGAAGGTCAAGGGCCACCCTTAGCACAGGCACTATTGTATCACATGGAACATCTACCAGTTCAAACGTTAGATGTTAGCACTCTTTTTGCAGAAAGTGGACGATCTCCAGAAGAAACCTGCGTGCAG GTATTTAATGAAGCTGCCAGAAATGTACCGTCCATAATTTATATTCGATCGATTGATCAGTGGTGCCACGTCGTACCTGAAACTGTTAAAG GTTTTTTGTGTCGTATCGCAGCCCTCGATCCTACATTACCCATCTTAATTTTAGCCAAAAGCG AGACATATCAAGATCTTCCGATTCAATTACGAAGCCTTTTTAGCGAGCTTCGCGGAGAAGTTTATTCTATGAAAACACCAACAGCGGAACAAAGATCGAAATTCTTTCGACCTATTTTTATGATTCAAAGTCTAAAACCACCGAAAGTAAAGGATGATAAAGTAGAAGTTTTAGAGGAACATTCCTTAGCACCGGATCC TGCCAAGAAGTTAAcggaagaagaaaggaaagtgATATACGAGAAAGAAG GTTCACTAAGGGAATTACAGAATTTGCTTAAGGGAAATTGTGCTAAGCTCGCAAGAAATAGACA ATTTTTTTATGTTACAAAACCGGTAGACACGGAAGAAGTGCCGGACTATAATATGATAATACAACAGCCATGGATTTATAAACA TGAGACAAAGATTGATATGCATTGTTAGCTCTGTGCACGAGATTTTCTTGATGATATCGATCTAATATGCAAAAATG TTGAATATAATCCAGATAG CTTACGTGATAGGCCCTCCCTTGGAATATTAAAGAG AGATCCGGCGGACAAATTAATAGGGCATCGTGCATGCTCTCTACGCGATAATGCATACGCGTTGATAAAAGCAGAATTAGATTCCGATTTCGAGGATAAATGTCGTGAAATTCGAAGAACGAAGAGTTACTGAAAGTCAGTTAGCAATGAGGCCGAGAATAAGAATAATCGGCCAAAAGCGGAGCAACCTGTAACCATATCCGAACGAATAGATAAAAAAGATTCTACGAATTCTAGTCATTCTCTTGTTGTAATGGAAAGAGATATAGTAATTCTAGGAGCGTAGGATACCAGCTGGGCAGGGGTTATGTTAAAAAGttcataaaaagaaaagattgcATTCGATGAAAGTTCAACTACACTCGATACCAGGTCTGCTTAACTAATGAATCTACTACTAAGCATCGATTTAGAAAAGTTCCAAGAATTCGAAACCGAAGCAAATAGTGTTCTAAATGGTCATAACGTTGTTGATAATACCGATTCCGAGAATGATTCGCAAAATGAAGTTCAAAGTATGCGCAAGCAACTCAAAGCAATAACGTCCTGATCACGCAtcgatgaaattgaaaatgtgGAGATATGTTTTACAGAGGAAGAGAAACAAGTAGCAAATAGTGGATCTAATTCTTCGTCTAGACGAGAAAGTATGGTGAATTATCTTCGCATCGAAGTGATTCTTGGTCTTGCGAGATTCGAAGATGATGAGAAGCTTCTGGTAG aaaatgaaatggaaaatgCATGGCAATATACCGTTAATAGTACTA GATTTCCTGTTGAAGTATTATGGGACAATTTAGTACAATTGAGTCGATGCGTAGGGAAATATGCTCAGAGTTATGATAGAAAATCACTGCCAAAG GATTTGCTCAAGGAGGTGAGAAAGTTTGAAGAATTCAAGACAACGTATCAGGAAGCTCACGATATCGCAATCAAATGGACATAG